From a region of the Eublepharis macularius isolate TG4126 chromosome 7, MPM_Emac_v1.0, whole genome shotgun sequence genome:
- the THBD gene encoding thrombomodulin yields the protein MGPLELLLLALAAVGPAQGAGLPPSTTPPASSSAQCLDSSCFGLFWEARSFPEAESACQASGGRLMRARSTVAAEAIELLRRGRAGGVWLGLRLPEGRCVEPGRALRGFQWVAGDERTDYEAWAGGWPAAGGCGPRCVVVNAALRWEDRACQAAATGFLCEYSYPGGTCGPLALPPGTAASYTTPFGVRDGDLSAFPPGTTAEVPGLDAPLECQARANGSAGWGAAAPGAWHCQLERGGCEGQCQEDELGRPFCTCSEGTALRPDGRGCLSPCAELRCQHQCVPQGDHGLCMCQEGYELDADGRSCLDVDDCAAHPGPCEQECLNTAGGFRCRCFAGYTLVDGRCLRNEALCFHLSCQHECVVVDGTSRCACFEGFAPDPKDPQLCVRFCNSSECPAQCDPHTPKSCYCPEGYIIHENEDGAKICRDINECEEGYCDWACRNWFGGYECFCPPGQRCEGATTGPLDEGSGDETLRPTQTPVITSGPPRDRRSPGTLVAIIVSTALSLVALAAVVWCFLKKPCVSRTRMDYKCQQLQTEVVMGQVRQESASYKQKM from the coding sequence ATGGGGCCGCtcgagctgctgctgctggcgctGGCGGCAGTGGGTCCGGCGCAGGGCGCGGGGCTGCCTCCTTCGACGACGCCGCCCGCGTCCTCCAGCGCGCAGTGCCTAGACTCCTCCTGCTTCGGCTTGTTTTGGGAGGCGCGGAGCTTCCCCGAGGCCGAGAGCGCCTGCCAGGCCAGCGGCGGACGCCTGATGCGGGCGCGCTCGACGGTGGCGGCCGAGGCCATCGAGCTGCTGcggcgcgggcgggcgggcggcgtgTGGTTGGGCTTGCGCCTGCCCGAGGGCCGCTGCGTGGAGCCGGGCCGGGCGCTGCGCGGCTTCCAGTGGGTGGCGGGAGACGAGCGCACCGACTACGAGGCCTGGGCCGGCGGCTGGCCGGCGGCGGGGGGCTGCGGGCCGCGCTGCGTGGTGGTGAACGCGGCTCTGCGCTGGGAGGATCGCGCCTGCCAGGCGGCCGCCACCGGCTTCCTCTGCGAGTACAGCTATCCCGGCGGGACCTGCGGGCCGCTGGCCCTGCCGCCGGGCACGGCCGCCTCCTACACCACCCCCTTCGGCGTCCGCGACGGCGACCTGTCGGCCTTTCCCCCGGGCACGACGGCGGAGGTGCCCGGCCTGGACGCGCCCCTGGAGTGCCAAGCGCGCGCCAACGGCTCCGCGGGGTGGGGCGCGGCTGCGCCGGGCGCCTGGCACTGCCAGCTGGAGCGCGGCGGCTGCGAGGGGCAGTGCCAGGAGGACGAGCTAGGGCGCCCCTTCTGCACCTGCTCCGAGGGCACCGCCTTGCGCCCCGACGGCCGCGGCTGCCTCTCTCCGTGCGCCGAGCTGCGCTGCCAGCACCAGTGCGTGCCGCAAGGGGACCACGGTCTCTGCATGTGCCAGGAGGGTTACGAGCTGGACGCGGACGGGCGCAGCTGCCTGGACGTCGACGACTGCGCGGCCCACCCGGGCCCTTGCGAGCAGGAGTGCCTCAACACCGCGGGGGGCTTCCGTTGCCGCTGCTTTGCGGGCTACACCTTGGTGGACGGGCGATGCCTCAGGAACGAGGCGCTCTGCTTTCACCTGTCCTGCCAGCACGAATGCGTCGTCGTCGACGGGACTTCGCGGTGCGCCTGTTTCGAGGGCTTTGCTCCGGACCCCAAAGACCCTCAGCTTTGTGTCAGGTTCTGCAACAGCTCGGAATGCCCCGCCCAGTGCGACCCGCACACCCCGAAGAGCTGCTATTGTCCCGAAGGCTACATCATCCACGAGAACGAGGACGGAGCAAAGATTTGCAGGGACATCAACGAGTGCGAGGAAGGGTATTGCGACTGGGCCTGCCGCAATTGGTTTGGTGGCTATGAATGCTTTTGCCCCCCGGGGCAAAGATGCGAGGGGGCTACCACGGGGCCCCTGGACGAGGGCTCTGGGGACGAGACTCTTCGCCCCACCCAAACAcctgtcatcacttctgggccaccAAGGGACCGTCGCAGCCCAGGCACCCTGGTTGCCATCATCGTCAGCACCGCGCTCTCTTTGGTTGCCTTAGCAGCTGTTGTGTGGTGCTTTCTGAAAAAACCGTGCGTGTCGCGCACTAGAATGGATTACAAATGCCAGCAGCTGCAGACGGAAGTGGTGATGGGACAGGTTCGACAGGAAAGTGCTTCTTACAAACAGAAAATGTAA